A stretch of the Candidatus Micrarchaeota archaeon genome encodes the following:
- a CDS encoding NUDIX hydrolase yields MKSKLPKRAKLVFKGKLWDVYQWKEKMFDGTYGTFEGLRKKSGVKIFATMNGKILIAEERQPGRGRYYTLFGGGIEKNETPLAAAKRELLEETGLASNKWKLLDTVDVLDYPRVDYYVHLFIARDCFRVGKQNLENGEKINVLEVKFSQFIKLLRKNKRIFGPSVGKLLTDEKRLSFLKSKL; encoded by the coding sequence ATGAAGTCAAAGCTGCCCAAACGCGCCAAATTGGTTTTTAAGGGTAAGTTGTGGGATGTCTACCAATGGAAAGAAAAGATGTTTGACGGAACTTATGGGACTTTTGAGGGCTTGAGGAAAAAAAGCGGTGTAAAGATTTTCGCGACAATGAATGGTAAAATACTCATAGCGGAAGAAAGACAGCCAGGAAGGGGCAGATATTATACGTTATTCGGAGGGGGCATAGAAAAAAATGAGACCCCTCTTGCCGCTGCAAAAAGGGAATTGCTGGAAGAGACCGGCCTGGCTTCCAATAAGTGGAAATTGCTTGACACAGTAGACGTATTGGACTATCCGCGCGTAGATTATTACGTGCATCTTTTCATAGCGCGTGATTGCTTCAGGGTTGGAAAACAAAATTTAGAAAACGGTGAAAAAATCAATGTGCTTGAAGTTAAATTCAGCCAGTTTATAAAGCTACTTAGGAAAAATAAAAGAATATTCGGCCCGAGCGTAGGCAAGTTGCTAACTGACGAAAAAAGATTATCATTTCTGAAATCTAAGTTGTAG